A single window of Rubripirellula lacrimiformis DNA harbors:
- a CDS encoding class I SAM-dependent methyltransferase, whose amino-acid sequence MTSKNKKQKTLAEKADKFDCYQRSVQHPEHEVEFFEQAYRDANKSKPLSLREDFCGTFAICCEWAKSSSRRTAVGVDLCRETLDWGTKHNLCKLSSSQQKRVRILRQDVRKSDRPKVDVLAAQNFSFWLFKTRKEVIDYFKVARGNLKDDGIMVMDMMGGGDCYTEENVDKRKIRKGKKGFSYHWEQASFNPVNADASFYIHFKFADGSKLKKAFEYHWRFWTIPEVREMLAEAGFSKSHVYWENDDEDSKHYGKWQRGDVAPSHPSWICYIVAQR is encoded by the coding sequence ATGACATCCAAGAATAAGAAACAAAAGACGTTGGCTGAAAAGGCCGACAAGTTCGATTGCTACCAGCGTTCCGTTCAGCACCCCGAGCACGAAGTCGAATTTTTCGAACAAGCGTACCGGGATGCGAATAAGTCAAAACCGCTGTCGTTGCGGGAAGATTTTTGTGGAACGTTTGCGATCTGCTGCGAATGGGCCAAATCCAGTTCGCGGCGGACCGCTGTCGGCGTGGATCTATGCCGCGAAACACTGGACTGGGGCACCAAACACAACCTCTGCAAACTGTCCAGCAGCCAACAGAAGCGGGTTCGAATTCTTCGCCAAGATGTGCGGAAGAGCGATCGTCCGAAGGTGGACGTTTTGGCGGCACAGAATTTTTCATTCTGGCTGTTCAAGACACGCAAGGAAGTCATCGACTACTTCAAGGTCGCTCGCGGAAACCTGAAGGACGACGGCATCATGGTCATGGACATGATGGGCGGTGGCGACTGCTATACCGAAGAGAACGTCGACAAGCGGAAGATCCGCAAAGGCAAAAAGGGATTCTCGTATCACTGGGAACAAGCCAGTTTCAATCCGGTCAACGCCGATGCGTCTTTCTACATTCACTTCAAATTTGCCGACGGCAGCAAGCTGAAGAAAGCGTTCGAATACCATTGGCGTTTCTGGACGATTCCCGAAGTCCGCGAGATGCTGGCCGAAGCAGGATTCAGCAAGTCACACGTCTACTGGGAAAACGACGACGAAGACAGCAAACACTATGGGAAATGGCAGCGAGGCGACGTCGCCCCCAGCCATCCCAGTTGGATCTGCTATATCGTCGCCCAGCGTTAG
- a CDS encoding sulfatase, protein MAVVLSPLAGIWTDLAVAADSPNVLMILVDDLKPAMGCYGDTHAKTPNMDGLAARGMRFDAAYCNQAVCAPSRFTLLLGSHSTSTGLYGLGSNLRDLVPDAVTLPQYFAAAGYRTESLGKVFHVGHGNLGDPESFGVPHFKDKVVEYLDPASTDGGKLTREEALFTNQELGNIRALPRGAAFESPVAEDADYADGRVAQETMQRLADAKQRRIDDGTPFLIVAGFARPHMPFSVPKKYWDMHDPQSLPMPKRTVAPTDAPRVAGKHGGEITAYKPVPENADIDDSLARKLIHGYYASTSYVDAQIGKVIGELDRLELDDNTIVVLWGDHGFHLGDLGIWTKHTNYEQATRIPILVVAPGVTQSGTSTGQLAESVDLFPTLAELAGLPAPTGPQPIDGVSLVPVLKQPQARVRDHAYHAYPKRTLGRAIRTDRYRLVQWKNADAADDTAEYELYDYQNDPVESKNLAAEQPELVSRLTAILNQHGTAYAKPRKKAKQ, encoded by the coding sequence ATGGCGGTTGTGTTGTCACCGCTTGCCGGGATTTGGACTGACTTGGCCGTGGCTGCCGATTCCCCCAATGTTCTGATGATTTTGGTTGACGACTTGAAGCCTGCGATGGGCTGCTATGGCGACACGCACGCCAAGACCCCCAACATGGATGGGCTGGCCGCGCGCGGTATGCGGTTCGACGCGGCATACTGTAACCAAGCGGTGTGCGCTCCGTCGCGATTCACGTTGTTGCTGGGATCGCATTCGACGTCGACCGGGTTGTACGGTTTGGGAAGCAACCTTCGCGATCTTGTTCCGGACGCCGTCACATTGCCACAGTACTTTGCCGCCGCGGGCTATCGCACCGAATCGCTTGGCAAAGTCTTTCACGTCGGCCACGGCAACTTAGGAGATCCCGAATCCTTTGGTGTCCCACATTTCAAGGACAAGGTCGTCGAATACTTGGATCCGGCTAGCACCGATGGTGGCAAACTGACGCGCGAGGAAGCGTTGTTCACCAACCAGGAACTGGGCAACATCCGCGCATTGCCCCGTGGGGCCGCATTTGAATCGCCGGTGGCTGAGGATGCCGACTATGCCGACGGACGTGTCGCCCAAGAAACGATGCAGCGTTTGGCGGATGCCAAGCAACGTCGAATCGACGATGGCACCCCGTTCTTGATCGTCGCCGGATTTGCCCGGCCGCACATGCCGTTCAGTGTGCCGAAGAAATACTGGGACATGCATGATCCACAATCGCTGCCGATGCCAAAGCGAACGGTCGCGCCGACCGATGCACCTCGGGTCGCTGGCAAACACGGTGGGGAAATCACCGCTTACAAACCCGTCCCCGAAAACGCCGATATCGACGATTCGCTGGCTCGAAAGTTAATCCACGGCTATTACGCCAGCACATCTTATGTGGATGCCCAAATTGGCAAAGTGATCGGCGAACTGGATCGTCTTGAACTCGATGACAACACCATCGTCGTCCTGTGGGGCGACCACGGTTTCCACCTTGGCGATCTTGGCATCTGGACCAAGCACACCAATTACGAACAAGCAACGCGAATCCCAATCTTGGTCGTCGCGCCGGGGGTGACTCAGTCGGGAACATCGACCGGGCAGTTGGCCGAAAGCGTGGACCTATTTCCGACCCTGGCTGAACTGGCCGGTTTGCCCGCGCCCACGGGACCACAACCGATCGACGGTGTGTCGCTGGTGCCGGTGCTGAAACAACCACAGGCACGCGTTCGCGATCATGCGTACCACGCGTATCCCAAACGAACGCTCGGCCGGGCGATCCGTACCGACCGATACCGATTGGTCCAATGGAAAAACGCCGACGCCGCCGACGATACGGCCGAGTACGAACTGTACGACTACCAGAATGACCCGGTCGAATCCAAGAACCTGGCCGCCGAACAACCTGAATTGGTATCGCGGCTCACTGCGATCCTAAATCAACACGGCACCGCCTATGCCAAGCCTCGCAAAAAGGCAAAGCAGTAA
- a CDS encoding serine/threonine-protein kinase: MAVSLKIFREEAGTATSLRVGSRLDKYRILRRLGEGGFATVYSAQDLVEDRKVALKIPDSRYVTNTQSLDDMQREVRIMARMEHPSVLPLKDARFINGHFVIVFPLGEETLADRLTRRLSRAAAMDYAVQMISAVAYAHEQSVLHRDIKPDNFILFPDQVIRLTDFGLARIEKGDHEISGSGTLGYCAPEQAMGKPTYRSDVFSLGLVIYRLFSGDVPEYPFDKLPSFNKLRRGLSKDFVDLIRKAIEPTPSKRFRDAVAMHNAMTKIRYPLTDRSVSLRGAAVTDAYTRRIA, encoded by the coding sequence GTGGCTGTTTCGCTGAAGATTTTTCGTGAGGAAGCTGGTACCGCAACAAGCCTAAGAGTGGGCAGCCGGCTGGATAAATATCGGATTCTGCGACGACTCGGCGAAGGTGGCTTTGCAACCGTGTACTCGGCCCAGGATTTGGTCGAAGATCGAAAAGTTGCGCTCAAGATTCCCGACAGCCGCTATGTGACCAACACACAATCGTTGGACGACATGCAGCGAGAGGTTCGCATCATGGCGCGGATGGAACATCCATCGGTGCTGCCGCTGAAGGATGCTCGGTTCATCAACGGTCATTTCGTGATCGTGTTTCCGCTGGGCGAAGAAACGCTGGCCGATCGGTTGACGCGGCGATTGTCACGAGCCGCTGCGATGGACTACGCGGTCCAGATGATCAGCGCGGTGGCGTACGCGCACGAACAATCGGTGCTGCACCGCGACATCAAACCAGACAACTTCATTCTGTTCCCCGACCAGGTCATTCGGTTGACCGATTTCGGTCTGGCGCGGATCGAAAAAGGCGACCACGAAATTTCGGGGTCGGGGACGCTGGGGTACTGCGCCCCGGAACAAGCGATGGGCAAACCGACCTACCGCAGTGACGTCTTTTCGCTGGGCTTGGTGATCTATCGATTGTTTTCCGGCGACGTGCCCGAGTACCCATTCGACAAGTTGCCCAGTTTCAACAAGCTGCGGCGTGGATTGTCGAAAGACTTTGTGGACCTGATTCGCAAGGCAATCGAGCCCACCCCGAGCAAGCGTTTTCGTGACGCCGTTGCGATGCACAACGCGATGACCAAGATTCGTTATCCGTTGACCGACCGATCTGTGTCGCTGCGTGGCGCGGCCGTGACCGACGCCTATACCCGCCGCATCGCCTAG
- a CDS encoding arylsulfatase, with protein MFVRSPLSIPLMLLALATTSAAFGVEIRQPNVIVILTDDQGWGDLSLNGNPNLSTPNIDSLARDGAEVKNFYVCSVCSPTRAEFLTGRYHSRSGVYSTSTGGERFNADEQTIADVFKSAGYTTAAYGKWHSGMQYPYHPNARGFDDYYGFCSGHWGDYFSPMLEHNGKMVSGNGFLVDDLTDRAIGFIDEHRSNPFFVYLPYNTPHSPMQVPDADWDRFKDKSLVADPVQANADRQDDNHTRAALAMCENIDHNVGRLLSHLDSTGLAQDTIVVYFSDNGPNGYRFNGGMRGRKGSTNEGGLRSPLVIRYPRRIDPGTKVDLISSATDLLPTLAQLASVRYEPTKPLDGISMAAALQGNPIKQMGRTIFSTWNGRASLRSDQFRYHESGQLFDITSDRGESQDISKTHPKIAASMDRTLRRYLTELKPRKSQQKETRPITLGHPDANYNQMPARDAEPRGGIQRSNRYPNCTFMKNWIDTDGEIVWDVDVLGSGLHEVSMFYACADGNEGSDIELSLGDQRIRATIAQPHDVPLRGMENDRDPRTEGYIKDWKEITLGTMQLTPGRGELKLRATRVPGTEVAEMRLLMFRRLE; from the coding sequence ATGTTTGTCCGATCGCCCTTGTCGATTCCGTTGATGTTGTTGGCACTGGCCACCACTTCGGCCGCGTTTGGCGTTGAAATCCGCCAACCCAATGTGATCGTGATTTTGACCGACGATCAGGGATGGGGCGATTTAAGCTTAAACGGGAATCCGAACCTATCGACGCCAAATATCGATTCGTTGGCTCGGGACGGTGCCGAGGTGAAGAACTTCTATGTGTGTTCGGTCTGTTCACCGACGCGAGCCGAGTTCTTGACCGGACGTTATCACAGCCGGTCGGGCGTCTACAGCACGTCCACCGGCGGCGAACGCTTCAACGCCGACGAGCAAACGATTGCCGATGTGTTCAAGTCTGCCGGTTACACGACGGCGGCGTACGGAAAGTGGCATTCCGGGATGCAGTATCCGTACCACCCCAATGCTCGTGGTTTCGATGACTACTACGGATTTTGCAGTGGGCACTGGGGCGACTATTTTTCGCCAATGTTGGAACACAATGGCAAGATGGTCAGCGGAAATGGGTTTCTGGTGGACGATCTGACCGACCGCGCGATCGGCTTTATCGACGAACATCGCTCGAATCCATTTTTCGTTTACCTGCCCTACAACACACCCCACTCGCCGATGCAGGTTCCCGATGCGGATTGGGACCGGTTCAAGGACAAGTCATTGGTTGCCGATCCGGTCCAGGCGAATGCCGATCGCCAGGACGACAACCACACTCGCGCCGCTTTAGCGATGTGCGAAAACATCGACCACAACGTCGGCCGTTTGTTGTCGCATTTGGATTCCACGGGTTTGGCCCAGGACACGATCGTCGTTTACTTCAGCGACAACGGTCCCAATGGGTATCGTTTCAACGGGGGGATGCGAGGTCGCAAGGGATCGACGAACGAGGGCGGATTGCGATCGCCGCTGGTGATCCGCTATCCGCGGAGGATCGATCCTGGCACCAAAGTCGATTTGATTTCTTCGGCAACCGATCTGTTACCAACCCTGGCTCAGTTAGCGTCGGTGCGTTACGAACCGACGAAACCTTTGGATGGCATTTCGATGGCGGCAGCGCTGCAGGGGAATCCGATCAAGCAGATGGGGCGAACGATTTTCAGCACCTGGAATGGTCGCGCCAGCCTGCGGTCAGACCAGTTCCGCTATCACGAATCGGGACAGCTGTTCGACATCACCAGCGACCGTGGGGAATCGCAAGACATCAGCAAAACTCACCCCAAGATCGCTGCGTCGATGGATCGAACGCTGCGTCGATATTTGACCGAATTGAAACCTCGAAAATCGCAGCAAAAAGAGACGCGGCCGATCACGTTGGGGCATCCCGACGCAAATTACAACCAGATGCCAGCCCGGGATGCCGAACCACGGGGCGGGATCCAGCGCAGCAATCGGTACCCCAACTGTACGTTCATGAAAAATTGGATCGACACCGATGGCGAAATCGTTTGGGACGTCGACGTCTTGGGATCGGGACTCCATGAAGTCAGCATGTTTTACGCATGTGCCGACGGGAATGAAGGTTCCGACATCGAACTTTCGCTAGGCGACCAACGGATCCGGGCCACCATTGCCCAGCCGCACGACGTACCGCTGCGGGGAATGGAAAACGATCGCGACCCCAGAACCGAGGGCTACATCAAAGATTGGAAAGAAATCACGCTGGGAACGATGCAACTGACCCCTGGTCGAGGGGAACTGAAACTTCGGGCGACCCGTGTTCCGGGCACCGAGGTCGCCGAAATGCGGCTGTTGATGTTTCGGCGTCTGGAATAG
- the polX gene encoding DNA polymerase/3'-5' exonuclease PolX has protein sequence MDNAAIADVFDEMAQLLEFRGENPFRIRAYTNGSKAIRELDESVAAILADPERDLSKVPGIGKTLAEKSKVLVETGSLPQLETLRKEIPEVVIQMARIPGLGAKKAVKLQQELALESLGDLRKACHEDKISSLKGFGAKTQAAILDGLSIAEAAAARIYWCDADELAASIGRHMESCKVISKMQWAGSYRRGRETVGDLDLLVVADDHAAVMDHLEAYHSHSQTIVRGDTKISIRVGKSFQVDMRVVEADQFGAALQYFTGSQAHNIHTRRLAKEQGLKINEYGVFQLDDESRVAGSTEQDVYAAIGLPWIAPELREDRREFEAAASGTLPELIETEDVIGDLHMHTNATDGTATIREMADAAIARGLQYIAITDHSKRVSMAMGLDEKRLREQWKAIDEIRSEYDGRLTILKGIECDILERGGMDLADDCLAEADWVLASIHYGQKQPRDQITERILGAIENPHVSCIAHPTGRLINRRPPYDVDMDAVMTAAKKHGTFMELNANPARLDLNDLHLAAAKRMGIPIVISTDAHSIDGLGVMQYGIKQARRGGLTKADVANTRPWSEWTK, from the coding sequence GTGGACAATGCGGCGATCGCGGACGTTTTTGACGAAATGGCTCAGCTGTTGGAGTTTCGTGGCGAAAACCCGTTTCGGATCCGCGCCTACACCAACGGATCCAAAGCGATCCGAGAATTGGACGAATCGGTTGCCGCGATCCTGGCTGACCCCGAGCGCGACCTGTCCAAAGTTCCTGGTATCGGCAAGACGCTTGCCGAAAAGTCAAAGGTGCTGGTCGAAACCGGTTCTTTGCCGCAGCTAGAAACGCTTCGTAAAGAGATCCCCGAGGTTGTCATCCAGATGGCTCGGATTCCCGGATTGGGAGCCAAGAAGGCAGTCAAGTTGCAACAGGAACTGGCCCTGGAATCCCTGGGCGATCTCCGCAAAGCCTGTCACGAGGACAAAATTTCGTCCTTGAAGGGTTTTGGTGCCAAGACGCAGGCCGCCATCTTGGATGGATTGTCGATCGCCGAAGCGGCAGCCGCTCGGATCTACTGGTGCGATGCCGACGAATTGGCGGCTTCGATCGGGCGGCACATGGAATCATGCAAAGTGATCTCCAAGATGCAGTGGGCCGGAAGCTATCGCCGTGGACGCGAAACGGTGGGCGACTTGGATCTGCTCGTTGTGGCCGACGACCATGCGGCAGTGATGGATCATCTTGAAGCCTATCATTCGCATTCGCAAACCATCGTCCGCGGCGACACCAAGATCTCGATCCGAGTCGGCAAATCGTTTCAGGTCGACATGCGAGTCGTCGAGGCGGATCAGTTCGGGGCGGCGTTACAGTATTTCACTGGCTCTCAGGCTCACAACATTCACACGCGTCGACTGGCCAAAGAACAGGGTCTGAAGATCAACGAGTACGGCGTCTTTCAATTGGATGACGAGTCGCGTGTCGCCGGCAGCACCGAACAGGACGTCTACGCAGCAATCGGGTTGCCATGGATTGCACCGGAGCTAAGGGAAGACCGACGCGAGTTCGAAGCAGCGGCCAGCGGAACGCTGCCGGAACTGATCGAAACCGAGGATGTGATCGGCGACCTGCACATGCATACCAATGCCACCGATGGCACCGCCACGATTCGCGAGATGGCCGACGCAGCGATCGCACGGGGACTGCAGTACATCGCGATCACGGATCACAGCAAACGCGTGTCGATGGCGATGGGACTGGACGAAAAACGTTTGCGCGAACAATGGAAGGCGATCGACGAAATCCGTAGCGAGTACGACGGGCGGCTGACAATCTTGAAGGGCATCGAGTGTGACATCCTGGAACGAGGCGGCATGGATCTGGCCGACGATTGTTTGGCAGAAGCCGACTGGGTGCTAGCCAGTATCCACTATGGCCAGAAACAACCGCGTGACCAGATCACCGAGCGGATTCTCGGCGCGATCGAAAACCCGCACGTCTCCTGCATCGCGCACCCGACGGGACGACTGATCAATCGCCGTCCTCCCTACGACGTGGACATGGACGCCGTGATGACGGCCGCCAAAAAGCATGGCACGTTCATGGAACTGAACGCAAACCCGGCGAGATTGGACCTGAACGATCTGCACCTAGCCGCCGCCAAACGGATGGGCATCCCGATCGTCATCAGCACCGACGCGCATTCGATCGACGGGCTGGGTGTGATGCAGTACGGGATCAAACAGGCTAGGCGGGGCGGGCTGACCAAGGCCGACGTCGCCAACACACGACCTTGGTCTGAATGGACAAAGTAG